DNA sequence from the Caulobacter segnis genome:
GGCGGGGATCGGGTGGGCCTTGATCCATTCGTTGTTGGCGTAGGTCCAGAAGTCGTCGCCCAGCTTGATCGACTTGTCGATCGCGGTCAGGTCGACGCCGCTCTTCGCCCCGCTCTGAACTTGGGCGAAGGCGGGAGCGGCGGTCAGCAGCGCGCCAGCGGCGACGCAGGCGAGCAGCGAGCGGGTCAGGTTCATCGGCATGGTCCTGTGAGCGTCCGGCGGACGCTTGGCGCGGAAATTTGGCCGGACTATGGGCGCCGCTCGCGCCGATCGGGGATTAAACTTTGGCAATGGAGCGCGCGTCGCGCCCCACCGTGGCGTTGGCCGCCAGCCGGAAGGCCGGCTCGCCGCTGACCGGGTGGATCCAGGCCGGGGCCAGCTCGGCCAGGGGCCCCATCACGAACAGGCGCTCGTGAGCCCTTGGATGCGGCACAATGAGGTCGCCGTCCAGAACCGACCGGCCATGGGCCACGAGATCCAGGTCCAGGGTGCGCGGGGCGTTGGCTTCTCCCCTCGCCCGTCCAAAACGCGCCTCGATGCGGTGCAGGGCCGCGAGGGTCTGGGCCGGCGACAGCGCCGTGCGGACGATGGCCACGCCGTTGCGGTATTCCGGCCCCTCGGGGTCTGGCCACGCCGCCGAGCCCCACCAGGTCGAGCGCGCGACTAGCTCCAGCCCCTCGTCCGGCAGGGCCGCCAGGGCCGCTTCCAAAAGCGCCTCGCGACTCGTATAGGCTCCGGCCAGATTGCACCCGAGCGCCACGATCACGGCCTCGTCCAAGTCATTTCGAGCGACCTGATTTTTCAAGGGATTACCGTGACCTTCTATCCGACCGACCGGCTCGCGCTGTTCATCGACGGCGCCAATCTCTACTCCGCCGCCAAGGCCCTTGGCTTCGACATCGACTACCGCAAGCTGCTCGACGAGTTCAAAAAGCGCGGCGTCCTGATCCGCGCCTATTACTACACCGCCATCGCCGAGAACGACGATTATTCGCCGATCCGGCCGCTGGTCGACTGGCTGGACTACAACGGCTTCACCCTGGTGACGAAGCCGGCGCGCGAGTTCACCGACAGCCAGGGCCGCAAGCGCTGGCGCGGCGACATGGACATCGAGATCGCCGTCGACATGCTGCAGATGGCCGAGACGGCCGACCACTTGGTGCTGTTCTCGGGCGACGGCGACTTCCGCGCCCTGGTCGAGGCCGTCCAGCGCAAGGGCCGCCGCGTCACCGTGGTCTCGACCATGAAGAGCCAGCCGCCGATGACCAGCGACGACCTGCGCCGGCAGGCCGACAACTTCGTCGATCTGGCCGACCTCGGGACCATCATCGGCCGCCCGCAGCGGATCCAGCCGAGGCAGCCGACGGACCATCGCACCCCCGCCGAACGCGAAGCCGACGACGAGTACTGAGATGCAGCAACCTTCCAACATCGCCGGCGAGGTCGTTCCCAATCCCGCCGAGCCACCGCGCGACTGCCCGCTGTGCCCGCGCCTGGTGGCTTATCGCCGCGAGAACCAGACGCTCTATCCGGACTGGTTCAACGGCCCCGCCCCCTCGTTCGGCGACAAGGACGCGCGGCTGCTGGTCGTGGGCCTGGCGCCCGGCCGCAAGGGCGCCAACCGCACCGGCCGGCCGTTCACCGGCGACTATGCCGGGACGCTGCTCTACGAGACCCTGATCAAGTTCGGCTTCGCCACCGGCAAGTTCGAGGCGCGACCCGACGATTCCCTGAAGCTGGTCGGCAGCGCCGTGACCAACGCCGTCCGCTGCGCCCCGCCCGGCAACAAGCCCGAGACCTCGGAAGAGAACGCCTGCCGCCCGTTCCTCACGGCGCGACTGGAGATGTTCCCGAACCTGAAGGCCATCGTCACCCTGGGCGACGTCTCGCGGCGCAACATGCTGAAAGCCCTGGGCCTGAAGGCCTCGGCGGGCATCCCGGGCCACGGCTCGGAATTCCAGGCCGGCCCCTACCGGATCTTCAACAGCTATCACTGCTCGCGGCTCAACACGAACACCGGCCGGCTGACGACGCCGATGTTCGAGGACCTGTTCGCGCGGGTGAAGGCCTACCTGGACGAGGCCCCCTAACCCTAGCGGGGCTTCATCCAGCCGTTGTCGTTCAGCCAGTCGACCAGCAGGTTCGGCCAATGCTTGAA
Encoded proteins:
- a CDS encoding NYN domain-containing protein — protein: MTFYPTDRLALFIDGANLYSAAKALGFDIDYRKLLDEFKKRGVLIRAYYYTAIAENDDYSPIRPLVDWLDYNGFTLVTKPAREFTDSQGRKRWRGDMDIEIAVDMLQMAETADHLVLFSGDGDFRALVEAVQRKGRRVTVVSTMKSQPPMTSDDLRRQADNFVDLADLGTIIGRPQRIQPRQPTDHRTPAEREADDEY
- a CDS encoding uracil-DNA glycosylase; its protein translation is MQQPSNIAGEVVPNPAEPPRDCPLCPRLVAYRRENQTLYPDWFNGPAPSFGDKDARLLVVGLAPGRKGANRTGRPFTGDYAGTLLYETLIKFGFATGKFEARPDDSLKLVGSAVTNAVRCAPPGNKPETSEENACRPFLTARLEMFPNLKAIVTLGDVSRRNMLKALGLKASAGIPGHGSEFQAGPYRIFNSYHCSRLNTNTGRLTTPMFEDLFARVKAYLDEAP
- the folK gene encoding 2-amino-4-hydroxy-6-hydroxymethyldihydropteridine diphosphokinase; this encodes MIVALGCNLAGAYTSREALLEAALAALPDEGLELVARSTWWGSAAWPDPEGPEYRNGVAIVRTALSPAQTLAALHRIEARFGRARGEANAPRTLDLDLVAHGRSVLDGDLIVPHPRAHERLFVMGPLAELAPAWIHPVSGEPAFRLAANATVGRDARSIAKV